The proteins below come from a single Malus domestica chromosome 03, GDT2T_hap1 genomic window:
- the LOC103419151 gene encoding calvin cycle protein CP12-1, chloroplastic-like, with amino-acid sequence MATTTTLAGVSLSTPRAVLSKTTEAPRAFQSLNIPTWRSYSSVGRRMTLVRPVTAAPDKLSEKVAESIKSAEEKCSDDPASGECVAAWDEVEELSAAASHKRANEKSSDPLETFCKDNPETDECRTYD; translated from the coding sequence atggCAACCACCACTACACTCGCCGGAGTGAGCCTCTCCACCCCAAGGGCAGTGTTGTCAAAAACAACAGAGGCACCGAGGGCATTTCAATCGCTCAACATCCCCACCTGGAGAAGCTACTCTTCCGTTGGCCGCCGCATGACCTTGGTAAGGCCAGTAACCGCAGCACCGGATAAACTGTCGGAAAAGGTAGCGGAAAGCATCAAGAGCGCCGAGGAGAAGTGCTCGGACGACCCGGCAAGCGGGGAGTGCGTGGCGGCGTGGGACGAGGTGGAGGAGCTGAGCGCTGCCGCCAGCCACAAACGTGCCAACGAGAAAAGTTCCGACCCCTTGGAGACATTCTGTAAGGACAACCCCGAAACCGACGAGTGCCGTACTTACGACTGA
- the LOC103419152 gene encoding bZIP transcription factor 53-like, with amino-acid sequence MSSVQRQSSSGSDGSATVDEKKRKRMLSNRESARRSRMKKQKQIDDLTTEITRLEMSNNQVRQTVDARERSYNEIESANNVLRAQAMELTDRLQSLNSVLHIFEEVSGFSVDIPEMHDPLLKPWQRPYPSQSIPASSSMFFI; translated from the coding sequence ATGTCTTCGGTTCAGCGCCAATCAAGCTCAGGATCCGACGGGTCCGCGACGGTGGacgagaagaagaggaagaggatgcTGTCCAACCGCGAATCCGCGAGGCGTTCGAGGAtgaagaagcagaagcagaTTGATGATTTGACGACTGAGATCACCCGTCTGGAGATGTCGAACAATCAGGTTCGGCAGACGGTCGATGCCAGGGAGCGGAGCTACAATGAGATAGAGTCTGCAAACAATGTGCTGAGAGCTCAAGCAATGGAGCTCACCGATCGACTGCAGTCCTTAAACTCGGTCCTCCATATATTCGAAGAGGTCAGCGGCTTCTCGGTCGACATCCCCGAGATGCATGATCCTCTGCTTAAGCCATGGCAGCGCCCCTACCCGTCGCAGTCCATCCCGGCCTCCTCCAGCATGTTCTTCATTTGA